The region TGCCGTCTTCCGAGCGCAGGGCCTGCGCTGCCGGCGCCGGCACGGTCGCGGTGGAGACCACGCCGGATACGCCCTTCGGGGCGTTCGGGCCGGACAGGGCCTCGCTGATCCGCTTCACCTCGGCCTCGTCGGCCGGCTGGAGCCCATCCGGATTGCGAAGCACGATGATTGCCGGTACGCCGTCCTGGTCCGGGAACTTCTCCAGTAGCAGGTCGCGTGCTTCGGCGGACTCCGCGCTGGGCGGTGGGGAGTTGGAACCGCTGTCCTGTTTGACCTCGTCGATGGTCGGGGTGAGGCGGGGCACGAGCCCGGCGAGGAGGATCCAGATGCCCACGACCAGCAGGGCCCGGGTCCGGGACTGGGCGACTAACTTGCCCAAGGCGGTCAGCATGAAAATTGTCCCATTCTATGGCGAGTGGCGCGTTTGTAGCTGGTTGGTGATCCTGTCAGCGTTGGCCGTGAGGAAGGTGGAGTCGGGTACGAACGTTACCGGGGCAGTTTTTCCCAACAGGATGTTGGTATCATGCCGACATGCTGTCGGCAAAGTGTCGTCGCCGGAGGTTGACGCAATGTTCGGTGGCACCCACTCCTCAGTGGCACCCACTCCTCAGTGGCGCCCACTCCTCGCCGGAGCGTGGCTCGACGGCGAACGCTGGAAGTTCCTCGTCGTACTTGCCGTGGCGTATGCCCCTGTCGTAGACACGAGGCATGTCACATAGAAAACGTCGAATGCGAAGCTTGCTCGGTGCCGTCGTGGCTGCACTGGTCACGGTCACCACCGCCGTGGCCGCCCCGGCTGGAGTGGCGGAAGCGGCCGAGACTCCCGAGATGGCGGCAACGTTCTCCGCGTACACCCGGTTCAACGTTCCCGCCGACAACGGCACCCGGGACCGGACGATCGAGGACGAGATCGTCGCGCTGACCGATGCCGTACCGACCGGCTCCTACATCCGGGGCGCGATGTTCAGCTGGACCTCGCCGGTGGTCGCCGAGGCGCTGGCCCGGGCGGCGGCCCGGGGCGTCGTCGTCCGGCTGGTGATCGACCGGGAGGGGGCCGGCAACGTCAACCTCGACCCGGCCAATGCCGCCATCCGTACGCTCAAGGCGGCGAACCTCGACGACCTGGTCTTCTGTGGAAGCTCCTCGTCCTCGGTAACCGGCTCCAGCGGATGCGTGGCGAACTTCAGCAACTCGATCAACCACAACAAGTTCTTCACCTTCTCGACGTCGGGAACGAAGAAGCGGGTCGTACTGCTGGCCTCGCAGAACCTGACCTTTTCCCAGAACAACCAGTTCAACAACGCGGTGGTGGTGCACGAGGACTACGATCTCTATGACCACTTCACCCGCTACTTCAACGAGATGCGGGCGCAGCGCAAGGACAACGACTTCTTTACCGCCGCCGACGGCTACTACAAGTCGCCGAACACGGCGGTGACTCTCTACCACTCGCCCCGGGCCAGCGGCGACACGGCACGCAACGTGCTCAGCTACGTGACCAGGTACGAGAGTGGCTGCTCGGTCGAGGTGGCCCAGGCGATGTTCACCGACCCGCGAGCGCTGGTCGCCACCGAGCTGCTGCGGATCGCCCGGCTCGGCTGCCAGGTCCGGATCGTCTACGGCAGCATGGGGGCCGACGTCCACGGCACGCTTCGTGGCTCGACCAACGTGTCGATGAAGAAGTACTACGACGCGGAGAGCGACAACTACGACGGCCGGGTCGTCACCGTGCACTCGAAGTACCTGGTCGTCAAGGGCAACTACAACGGCACCCCCGGCCGGACCATCGTCTTCACCGGCTCGCACAACCTGACCGGGCCGTCGCTGCGTAACCACGACGAGACGTTCGTCAAGATCGAGCATCCCACCGTCTCCGCCGACTACCGGGCCAACTTCGCCACGCTCTGGTCGCGGGCCAAGTGCGTCAACCCGGACAACGGCAGCTGCGCCTACTGACCGGCTACGCCGTCCGTTGGTGGTCACCGTCAGCGGCACCTGGCTCGACCGCGGAGCGGCCTGGCGGTGCCCTGACGTGGACGTAATGAACCTGGTCCTGAGTCACTTGCCCGGGAACAGGTGGTGCTGGGCCGCGCGGCGCTCAACACGCGGGGTTGACGGTGACGTCGTCGAACTCCCGGCCCCCAACGCCCGATGTCAGAGGTGTCGGGTCGTTTCGGGCGGACCACGTGGAACGTCATTTCGGTAGGTGGCCGACTGTCTCCGCCGTACCCGCTGGCGGGTTTGACAACGATATAGCTATCGGTTATCTATAGGCGACCTATTCGAAGGGTGTGCCTAGGTGCAGGACGTGGTGCTGGCCATGCTGGCGAAGGAGCCGGCGCACGGGTACGTACTGCGTAGCCGGATGCGTGACGCGCTCGGCCCGCTTGGTGAGGCGATGAACGCCGGGCAGATCTACGTGACGCTGGCCCGGCTGGCGAAGGCCGGGCTGGTGACTTCGGAACGGGCCGACGGCCTGCCGGACCGGCCCGACCGCCGGGTCTACGCGCTGACCCCGGCCGGACAGCAGCGAGTTGCCGCCTGGCTGGCCGAGGTGAGCTGGCCGAGGCCGGACCTCGCCGAGTTCCATCTCAAGCTGGTGGCCGCCGCGGCCGCCCGGCTGGCCGATCCCGTGGCCCTGGTCGATGCGCAGCGGCGCGAGGTGCTGCGCCGGCTGCGCGATGCCCAGCGGGCCGCGTTGGACCGGTCGATGGTTCCGGTTGCCGGGCTGCTGCTGGAGGGGGTCGTGCTGCGGTTGCAGGCCGACCTGAAGTGGCTGGAGGCATGCGAGCGCATGTGGACCGAGCGTGATCGGGCTGGACGGAAGGCGGAGGCATGACCGGATCGACGGTGCTGCGGGCGCGCGGGCTGACCAAGCGGTACGGCTGGAACAACACGCTGGTGCGCGCGGTGGACGAGGTCGACCTGGACGTCCCCGCCGGGCAGGCATTGGCGATCATGGGGCCCAGCGGCTGTGGCAAGTCCACGCTGCTGCATCTGCTCGGCGGGCTGCAACGCCCGAGCGACGGGCAGGTGTGGCTGGCCGGCCACCGGATCGACACGATGAGCGAACGGGCCCTGGCCCGGCTGCGGCGCCACCACATCGGCCTCGTCTTCCAATCCTTCCACCTCATGGACGAACTCACCGCCGTCGAGAACGTCGAGATGGCCGCACTGCTGGCCGGTCAGCCGCCCGGTCGGGCCCGGCGGCGCGCCCTGCATCTGTTGGACCGGGTGGGGCTGGCCGACCGCGCCGCGCACCTGCCCTCGGCGCTCTCCGGCGGCCAGCGCCAACGCGTCGCCATCGCCCGTGCGCTGAGCAACGAGCCGCTGGTCGTCCTGGCCGACGAACCCACCGGCAACCTGGACAGCGCCGCCACCTTGGAAGTGCTGCGGCTGTTCGAAGAGTTGCGCGCGGCGGGACAGACCCTGGTGGTGGTTACCCACGACGCCCGCATCGCGGCGGTCGCCGACCGGGTGATTGCCATGCGCGACGGTGCGTTCGCCGACGACAGCCGGTTCGCCGCCGCCACCGGTACCGTCTACGACGGGCGGCGCTGACATGGCTGGCCGCCTGCTGCTCGTCCTTCGGCTGTTGGTCCGGGACCTGCGCCGACGCCGGACCGAGACGGTGCTGTTGCTGGTCGCCATCACCACTGCGACCGCGACGCTGACCCTCGGTCTCGCCCTCAACGAGCTCGTCACCCGTCCGTACGAGCAGACCCGGGCCGCCACCGCTGCCCCGGACCTGGTGATGGAGCCGGGAATCACCGGCCCGGAGGCCCTGGCCGCGCTCGCACCGGTGGCGACCGCGCCCGGCGTCACCGGCCACAGCGGACCCTACCCCCTCGTCTTCAAGATGCTGACCGCCCGCGACCTGACCGTCCGAGTCGTCGTCGAGGGCCGGGACGCCGCCCCGGCAGTGCTCGACCGTCCAGCGGTGACCGACGGCACCTGGGTACGCCCCGGCGGCGTGGTCCTCGAGGGTGCCTTCGCCGATGCCCTCGGCGTGCACAGTGGCGACACGGTCAGTATCGACGGCCATCCGCTGCGGGTGGCCGGGACCGCGGTGACCGCCGCCAGGCCCACGTACCCGAACGTCGGGTGGCACCTACCGAGCAGCATCCTGCACGAGGCAGGCGGCCTGGTCTGGGTCGACCGCAGCGACATCGCCACGCTCGCCGGCACCCAGCCGCTGACGTACACCCTGAACCTGAAACTGGCCGACCCGCAGGCCGGTCTCTCGGTCTTCGGTCCGGAGCAGAGGAACCCCAGGTTCCGGGGCTGGCACATCAGGACCGGGCAGCAGGTCGCAGAGGTCAACAGTCGGCTGAACAAGAAGGCACAGGAGGCGCTGCTGGTCGGCAGTTGGCTGCTGACCGTCCTCGCGCTGGCCGGCGTCGCCGGCATCGTCGCGGGCCGGATCATCGGCCAGCGACGCCGGGTGGGGCTCCTCAAGGCCGTCGGCGCCGGGCCCGCCATGATCGCCGCCGTTCACCTCGCCGAGTACCTCGTGATCGGGCTGGCCTCCGCCGGTGTCGGTCTGACAGTCGGCTGGTTCGCCGCGCCGCCGTTGTTCCGCCCGACCGCCGGACTCATCGGATCCACCGGCCTCCACCCACCGCTGCGGGTGGTGCTCGCCGCCACCGCTCTCGCCCTCGGTATCGCCGTCGCGGCGACCCTGGTGCCGGTGGTACGCGCCGCCGCCACCACTACCATCCACACGCTCGCCGACGCCGCCACGCCACCCCGTCGTCGACGTTGGGTCATCTGGCTGTCCCGCCGGCTGCCCACCGCCCTGCTGATCGGGGTACGCATCAACGCGCGCCGGCCGCGCCGCGCCCGGCTCATCACGGTGAATACGCTGGTCAGCGCCGCGACACTCGCCGCCGTACTCATGGCACAGGTGCAGGATTACACTCCGGTCCCGCTCGGCTACTCGACGCTTCCCGACCGTCGCGAAGAGCGAATCATCCAGGCCATCCTCCTCATCGCCGTCGTGGCGTGCCTCCTCGCGCTCCTCAACACCATCGTGAGCACCTGGACCGCGGTCCTCGACGCCCGGCAACCGCTGGCCGTCGCCCGCGCGCTCGGCGCGACGCCCGGACAGGCCGGCACGGGCCTGGCCATAGCTCAGCTGTTACCCGCAATTCCCGGCGTCGCCGCCGGAATCCCCGTCGGCATCGGGCTCGTCCTGGTTCTCAGCAACGGCGATCTTCGGTACGCACCCGCCTCCTGGATGCTCGCCATGGCGCTCGGAGTCCTGCTCGCCATCGCCGTGCTCACCGCCATCCCCGCGATTGCCGCCGCACGTCGTCCAGTCGCCGACACCCTCCAGTCCACGCCGACCTGACGACCGTCAACGGCATTCACCTGTCAGCGGCCATACGACCGTCAACGGCATACGCCTGTCGACGGTATGTAGCCGTTCGTGGCGACCGAGTGGCACCGGCCGAAGAAGGCTGCCCCCATTGCCTTGAGATCCGTCCGGCAGGGCAGGATGTACGCCGGAGGGGGTGGCGAAGATGGCGGGCCGGGTTCGAGACGAGGACATCGCGCTGGTTCGTGAGCGCACCTCGATCGCCGATGTGATCTCCGAGACCGTCACCCTGAAGTCGGCCGGCGGCGGCAACCTCAAGGGTCTGTGCCCGTTCCACGACGAGAAGACTCCCTCGTTCACCGTGGCCCCTGCCCGAAATGTCTACTTTTGCCACGGCTGTGGATCCGGTGGCGACGCCATCAAGTTCCTGATGGATGCCGAGCACCTGACCTTCATCGAGTCGGTCGAACGGCTCGCCGGGCGGGCCGGTATCCAACTGCGTTACATCGAGTCCGGATCCGCACCGGCCCGTCAGCAGCCCGGTCAGAAGCAGCGGCTGGTCGCCGCGCACGCCGCCGCGGTCGAGTTCTACGCCGGCCAGCTCGGCACCGCCGAGGCCCGCGCAGCCCGGGAGTTCCTCGCCCAGCGCGGCTTCGACCGGGCCGCAGCCGAGCGCTACGCCTGCGGGTTCGCGCCGAACGCCTGGGACCAGTTGACCCGGCACCTACGGCAGAAGGGCTTCACCGCCCCGGAGCTGATCACCGCCGGCCTGGCCCGCGAAGCACGCTCCGGCTCGCTCATCGACCGGTTCCGGGGGCGACTGCTCTGGCCGATCCGGGAACTGACCGGCGACGTGATCGGCTTCGGTGCCCGTAAGCTCTTCGACACCGACGACGGCCCGAAATACCTGAACACCCCCGAGACGCCGATCTACAAGAAGTCACACGTGCTCTACGGCGTCGACCAGGCCAAACGGGAGATCGCCAAGCAGGGGAGGGCGGTCATCGTCGAAGGCTACACCGATGTGATGGCCTGTCACCTGGCCGGCGTACCGACCGCCGTGGCGACCTGCGGCACCGCCTTCGGCGCCGACCACATCGGCGTACTGCGCCGGCTGCTGATGGACACCGACGCCGTGGCCGGCGAGATCATTTTCACCTTCGACGGGGACGCCGCCGGGCAGAAGGCGGCGCTGCGGGCCTTCGAGGAAGACCAGCGTTTCGTTGGCCGTACCTTCATCGCCGTCAGCCCGGACAACATGGACCCCTGCGACCTGCGGCTGGCCAAGGGCGACATGGCCGTGCGCGACCTGGTCGCCCGCCGCGAGCCGCTGGTCGACTTCGCGCTGCGCCAGGTGCTCAGCCGGTACGACCTGGACACCGTCGATGGTCGGGTCGAGGCGATGCGTCGGGCCGCGCCGCTGGTGGCCAAGCTCAAGGACCGGGACAAACGCCCGGAGTACGTACGCAAGCTCGCCGGTGACCTCGGGATGGAGATCGAACCGGTGCAGCGGGCGGTGCTGGCCGCCGCTGCCGCCCCGACCAAGGGCACCGCCGGTGAGAAGCCCGCCCGACCGACCCCCGCCGCCCCGGCGGTGGACAACCCGCAGTCGCAGGTCGAACGCGAGGCGTTGAAGCTCGCCATCCAGGTGCCGGTGCTGGCCGGTCCGATGTTCGACGTGCTCGGGCCCGAGGTCTACCTGCACCCCGTACACGTGGTGGTGCGGCAGGCGGTGGCCGAGGCCGGCGGGGCGGCGGCGGCGGCCGGCGGTGCGGTCTGGATCGGCCAGCTTCAGGATGCCTGCACAGATCTGGCCGCCCAGGCGTTGGTGACCGAGCTGGCGGTCGAGCCGCTGCGCCTCGACGGTGAGCCGGACCCGCGCTACGTCTCGATCACCCTGGCCCGGTTGGAGTTGGGTTCGGTCAGCAGCCGGATCGCCAACCTGAAGTCGAAGGTGCAGCGGGTCAATCCGGTGGCCAACAAGGACGAATACTTCGCGCTCTTCGGCGAGCTGCTCTCCCTGGAGCAGCACGCGCGGGCGCTGCGGGACCAGGCGGCGGGAGGGCTGTAGCCGATGGGGATCTTCAACCGGCGGCCCAAGCTACCGGCCGACCGTCGGCCCCCGCTCGACCGGGACGAACGGGTGCTCGCCTGGGCGTCGGTTGCCGACGGTGACCAGGTCGTCGTGGTGACCAACCACGGCCTCTGGCTACCCGATGACGAGCAGCGGTTGGGGTGGCACGACATCCACAAGGCCACCTGGTCCGGGCGGGAGCTGTTGGTCACCCCGGCGGAGATGGTCGAGGAGCGGGACGACTACCGGGTCCTCGCCGACCGACCGTTCCGCACCTACCTCCTGCCCGACCCGGGCGAGGTGCCGCACCAGGTGCGGGTCCGGGTGACCCGCTCGGTGGCGTACACCGCGCACCACCAACTCCCGGGCGGGGGCGTCCGGGTGGCCGCCCGTCGGGTCAGTGGCGTCGATGGTCTGACCTGGACGGTGCGCTACGACCCCGGTACGGCGACCGACAGCGAGGCGGTGGTCGCGGAGACGGCCCGGCTGGTGGCGGCGGCCCGGAACGCGGCCAGCACCGACGACTGACGTCGCGTCGTCGGGTGCTGGCCAGGGCCGGTCTGGAATCGTCAGAAGGTCGGGTCGTCAGAAGCTTGGAGTCGTCAGAAGCGCAGCGCCTTCATGTTGTCGTAGCTGCGCCCCGCCGCACCGTAGACACCGCCCTGCTCAGGCGGGGTCGATCCGGCATTGTCCTGCTCCCAGATGTAGTGGTGTCGGTCGAGCGACCGTAGGCTCTTGAAGAAGCGTTCGAACGGCACGTAGCCACCCGGTACGCCGAACTCGGTCATTGACAGGCTGGTGCCCTCGGCATTGAGTACGCCGTCCTTGACGTGGAACAGCGGGAAACGCTCCTGCCGCCGGCCGAGGGTACGGATCGGGTCGAAGACGTCGGTACGGCTGCTCCCGCGCTCGTCGACGTACGTCTTGAACCGCACCTGCGCCTGGTAGGCCCAGAAGATGTCCATCTCGAAGTGGACGAGGTCCGGTTCGGTCAGGTCGAAGAAGTACTCGAGCCCGCGTAGCCCGCTGGACCGGGTCGGTCGGCCGGCGTCGTCCAGCGGCCCGACGTCGAGTAGGAAGTGGTATTCGCCGTCGTGGTTGTGCTGGTAGAACTTCAGTCCCCGGGACCGGGCCGCCCCACCGACGGCGTTGTAGCGGTCGGCCGCCGCCCGCCAGTCGGCGCGGTAGCGACTGCCGGTCGGCGCGTCGGCGGTGCCGATGTGCTTCATGCCCAGCATTTCGGCGATGTCGAGTTGCCGGGTCAGGTCGCCCCAGAGCGTGCCGAAGCCGATGTGCGAGCCGACCGCGCGTAACCCGTTGTCGTCGAGGATCTGCCGGATCGCGCGGATGTCGGCGTCGGACGGGTTACCCACGCCGTAGCCGGCGAACTCGATCTCCTTGAAGCCGAGTGTGGCGAGGGTGGGCAGCTTCTCCGCGAACGGTGCGGGGTCACTGCGTACGGAGTAGAGCTGGATGCCGATCTTCCCGACCGGCAGCCGGTTGCCCCGATGGTCGCGTACCGGGCTGTCGGCCGGTGCCTCGGCTTGTGCCTCGGCCACGCCGGTGAACGGGCCGGCGATGGAGATCGCACTGGCTGCCGCACACGCGGAGAGGCCGAGGAATCCGCGCCGGCTCCAGGGGTTGGTGTGCGGGGTGGGGGTGTCTCCTCTGCGCATGGCTTCCCTCCTGGCTCGATCCTGAGCCGGACCGTACCCGCAGGAAAAGCCATAAGATAGAGATTCATGCATTGAAGTTCTATCAATGGGTGGTGGTCTTTCGTTGGTACTGACGAAAGCTCCCGGAAACCCGGTGGGACAAGTCGGACGTCACGGCTAGGGTCCTCCCGTGACGACCGATAGACCCCTCATCCGGGCGCGTGGGTTGGTGAAGCGCTTCGGCGACTTCACCGCCGTCGACGGGATCGACATCGACGTGCCCGCGGGGGAGGCGTTCGGCTTTCTCGGCCCGAACGGGGCCGGCAAGAGCTCGACCATGCGCATGATCGGCTGCGTCTCGCCGCCGACCGACGGCGAGCTGACCATCCTGGGGATGGACCCGCGTCGCGATGGGTCGGCCATCCGGGCCCGACTCGGCGTCTGTCCCCAGCAGGACAGCCTCGATCCGGAGCTGACCGTCCGGGAGAACCTGACCACCTTCGCCCGCTACTTCGGCATTCCACGTCGGCTCGCCCGCGCCCGAGCGGGCGAGCTGTTGGACTTCGTGCAGCTGACTGATCGTGCCGACAGCAAGGTGGAACCGCTCTCCGGCGGCATGAAGCGCCGCCTGACCATCGCCCGGGCACTGGTGAACGAACCGGAGATCGTGCTGCTCGACGAGCCGACCACCGGCCTCGACCCGCAGGCCCGGCATCTGGTCTGGGAGCGGCTGTTCCGGCTCAAACAGCAGGGCATCACGCTGGTGCTCACCACGCACTACATGGACGAGGCCGAGCAGCTCTGTGACCGGCTGGTGGTGATGGACGGCGGGCGGATCGTGGCCGAGGGCTCACCCCGGGCCCTGATCGAGCGTTACTCGACCCGCGAGGTGGTCGAGCTACGGTTCGCCGCCGAGTCCCAGGAGGACTTCGCCGGCAAGCTCGCCGGCATCGGTACGCGGACCGAGGTGCTGCCCGACCGGATCCTGCTGTACGTGGCCGACGGCGACGCCGCCATGGCGC is a window of Micromonospora polyrhachis DNA encoding:
- a CDS encoding phospholipase D-like domain-containing protein, which codes for MRSLLGAVVAALVTVTTAVAAPAGVAEAAETPEMAATFSAYTRFNVPADNGTRDRTIEDEIVALTDAVPTGSYIRGAMFSWTSPVVAEALARAAARGVVVRLVIDREGAGNVNLDPANAAIRTLKAANLDDLVFCGSSSSSVTGSSGCVANFSNSINHNKFFTFSTSGTKKRVVLLASQNLTFSQNNQFNNAVVVHEDYDLYDHFTRYFNEMRAQRKDNDFFTAADGYYKSPNTAVTLYHSPRASGDTARNVLSYVTRYESGCSVEVAQAMFTDPRALVATELLRIARLGCQVRIVYGSMGADVHGTLRGSTNVSMKKYYDAESDNYDGRVVTVHSKYLVVKGNYNGTPGRTIVFTGSHNLTGPSLRNHDETFVKIEHPTVSADYRANFATLWSRAKCVNPDNGSCAY
- a CDS encoding PadR family transcriptional regulator produces the protein MQDVVLAMLAKEPAHGYVLRSRMRDALGPLGEAMNAGQIYVTLARLAKAGLVTSERADGLPDRPDRRVYALTPAGQQRVAAWLAEVSWPRPDLAEFHLKLVAAAAARLADPVALVDAQRREVLRRLRDAQRAALDRSMVPVAGLLLEGVVLRLQADLKWLEACERMWTERDRAGRKAEA
- a CDS encoding ABC transporter ATP-binding protein, with amino-acid sequence MTGSTVLRARGLTKRYGWNNTLVRAVDEVDLDVPAGQALAIMGPSGCGKSTLLHLLGGLQRPSDGQVWLAGHRIDTMSERALARLRRHHIGLVFQSFHLMDELTAVENVEMAALLAGQPPGRARRRALHLLDRVGLADRAAHLPSALSGGQRQRVAIARALSNEPLVVLADEPTGNLDSAATLEVLRLFEELRAAGQTLVVVTHDARIAAVADRVIAMRDGAFADDSRFAAATGTVYDGRR
- a CDS encoding ABC transporter permease — encoded protein: MAGRLLLVLRLLVRDLRRRRTETVLLLVAITTATATLTLGLALNELVTRPYEQTRAATAAPDLVMEPGITGPEALAALAPVATAPGVTGHSGPYPLVFKMLTARDLTVRVVVEGRDAAPAVLDRPAVTDGTWVRPGGVVLEGAFADALGVHSGDTVSIDGHPLRVAGTAVTAARPTYPNVGWHLPSSILHEAGGLVWVDRSDIATLAGTQPLTYTLNLKLADPQAGLSVFGPEQRNPRFRGWHIRTGQQVAEVNSRLNKKAQEALLVGSWLLTVLALAGVAGIVAGRIIGQRRRVGLLKAVGAGPAMIAAVHLAEYLVIGLASAGVGLTVGWFAAPPLFRPTAGLIGSTGLHPPLRVVLAATALALGIAVAATLVPVVRAAATTTIHTLADAATPPRRRRWVIWLSRRLPTALLIGVRINARRPRRARLITVNTLVSAATLAAVLMAQVQDYTPVPLGYSTLPDRREERIIQAILLIAVVACLLALLNTIVSTWTAVLDARQPLAVARALGATPGQAGTGLAIAQLLPAIPGVAAGIPVGIGLVLVLSNGDLRYAPASWMLAMALGVLLAIAVLTAIPAIAAARRPVADTLQSTPT
- the dnaG gene encoding DNA primase — encoded protein: MAGRVRDEDIALVRERTSIADVISETVTLKSAGGGNLKGLCPFHDEKTPSFTVAPARNVYFCHGCGSGGDAIKFLMDAEHLTFIESVERLAGRAGIQLRYIESGSAPARQQPGQKQRLVAAHAAAVEFYAGQLGTAEARAAREFLAQRGFDRAAAERYACGFAPNAWDQLTRHLRQKGFTAPELITAGLAREARSGSLIDRFRGRLLWPIRELTGDVIGFGARKLFDTDDGPKYLNTPETPIYKKSHVLYGVDQAKREIAKQGRAVIVEGYTDVMACHLAGVPTAVATCGTAFGADHIGVLRRLLMDTDAVAGEIIFTFDGDAAGQKAALRAFEEDQRFVGRTFIAVSPDNMDPCDLRLAKGDMAVRDLVARREPLVDFALRQVLSRYDLDTVDGRVEAMRRAAPLVAKLKDRDKRPEYVRKLAGDLGMEIEPVQRAVLAAAAAPTKGTAGEKPARPTPAAPAVDNPQSQVEREALKLAIQVPVLAGPMFDVLGPEVYLHPVHVVVRQAVAEAGGAAAAAGGAVWIGQLQDACTDLAAQALVTELAVEPLRLDGEPDPRYVSITLARLELGSVSSRIANLKSKVQRVNPVANKDEYFALFGELLSLEQHARALRDQAAGGL
- a CDS encoding sugar phosphate isomerase/epimerase family protein, giving the protein MRRGDTPTPHTNPWSRRGFLGLSACAAASAISIAGPFTGVAEAQAEAPADSPVRDHRGNRLPVGKIGIQLYSVRSDPAPFAEKLPTLATLGFKEIEFAGYGVGNPSDADIRAIRQILDDNGLRAVGSHIGFGTLWGDLTRQLDIAEMLGMKHIGTADAPTGSRYRADWRAAADRYNAVGGAARSRGLKFYQHNHDGEYHFLLDVGPLDDAGRPTRSSGLRGLEYFFDLTEPDLVHFEMDIFWAYQAQVRFKTYVDERGSSRTDVFDPIRTLGRRQERFPLFHVKDGVLNAEGTSLSMTEFGVPGGYVPFERFFKSLRSLDRHHYIWEQDNAGSTPPEQGGVYGAAGRSYDNMKALRF
- a CDS encoding ABC transporter ATP-binding protein; this encodes MTTDRPLIRARGLVKRFGDFTAVDGIDIDVPAGEAFGFLGPNGAGKSSTMRMIGCVSPPTDGELTILGMDPRRDGSAIRARLGVCPQQDSLDPELTVRENLTTFARYFGIPRRLARARAGELLDFVQLTDRADSKVEPLSGGMKRRLTIARALVNEPEIVLLDEPTTGLDPQARHLVWERLFRLKQQGITLVLTTHYMDEAEQLCDRLVVMDGGRIVAEGSPRALIERYSTREVVELRFAAESQEDFAGKLAGIGTRTEVLPDRILLYVADGDAAMAQVHERALTPASVLVRRSSLEDVFLHLTGRTLVD